A single Zootoca vivipara chromosome 1, rZooViv1.1, whole genome shotgun sequence DNA region contains:
- the FGF4 gene encoding fibroblast growth factor 4 encodes MTGPSSAFLPVLLLGLLSPWLAGRCMPAFGQPHHPHQQLQHNDTLEWRWETLFSRSMARIPGERREPNRDGDYLLGIKRLRRLYCNVGIGFHIQVLPDGRINGIHNENRHSLLEISPVERGVVSLFGVKSGLFVAMNGKGKLYGANHFNDECKFKEILLPNNYNAYESQIYPGMYIALSKNGRTKKGNKVSPTMTVTHFLPRI; translated from the exons ATGACTGGCCCCTCTTCGGCCTTCTTGCCAGTCTTGCTCCTGGGACTGCTGTCGCCTTGGCTGGCCGGGCGCTGCATGCCCGCCTTCGGCCAGCCCCACCATCCCCACCAGCAGCTCCAGCACAACGACACCCTGGAGTGGCGCTGGGAGACGCTCTTCTCGCGCTCCATGGCCAGGATCCCCGGGGAAAGGAGGGAGCCCAACCGCGACGGCGACTATCTGCTGGGCATCAAGAGGCTCAGGCGTCTCTATTGCAACGTCGGCATCGGCTTCCACATCCAGGTGCTGCCAGACGGCAGGATCAACGGGATCCACAACGAAAACCGGCACA GTTTGCTTGAAATCTCTCCTGTGGAAAGAGGAGTGGTGAGCCTATTTGGTGTTAAAAGTGGACTCTTTGTAGCCATGAACGGTAAAGGCAAACTCTATGGAGCT AACCATTTCAATGATGAGTGCAAATTCAAAGAGATCCTGCTGCCCAACAACTACAACGCCTACGAATCCCAGATCTACCCGGGGATGTACATAGCCCTGAGCAAAAACGGACGAACAAAGAAAGGCAACAAAGTCTCTCCCACCATGACAGTGACACATTTTCTTCCTAGGATCTGA